Proteins co-encoded in one Malus sylvestris chromosome 7, drMalSylv7.2, whole genome shotgun sequence genomic window:
- the LOC126628605 gene encoding histone acetyltransferase MCC1-like: MWHKWKEKLRRFSKYIKSLLGIDNTIPMVNPKLPWRPAISYRPIQPSDLEILEKIHADLFPIRYEAEFFQNVVNGHDIVSWAAVDRSRPNGQSDELIGFVTARVVPARESEIGDLLSFDSSNSDQTLVYILTLGVVESFRNLGIASALIREVIKYASSIPTCRAIYLHVISYNNSAIHLYQKMSFMCVRRLEGFYLINGQHYDSYLFVYYVNGGRSPCSPLELVTGTLNCMRNGLKSLLAMLRKNEDRKVSKWAKCKETHSHISTAQNRRNLTAAECTGYEYV, from the exons ATGTGGCATAAATGGAAGGAGAAGTTGCGCAGATTCTCCAAGTATATCAAGTCTTTGCTGGGGATTGACAACACAATCCCAATGGTGAACCCAAAACTTCCCTGGCGTCCAGCCATATCCTATAGGCCTATACAACCATCTGACCTTGAGATCTTAGAGAAAATCCATGCTGATTTGTTTCCCATTAG GTATGAGGCTGAGTTTTTCCAAAATGTCGTCAATGGACATGATATTGTGTCATGGGCAGCTGTTGATCGAAGTCGTCCAAATGGTCAAAGTGATGAACTTATTGGATTTGTAACTGCACGAGTTGTTCCTGCAAGAGAAAGTGAG ATTGGGGATTTGCTCAGTTTTGACTCGTCAAATTCAGATCAGACGTTGGTCTACATTTTGACACTGGGAGTGGTAGAATCTTTCAGAAATCTTGGCATAG CATCAGCACTTATTCGTGAGGTCATAAAATATGCCTCAAGTATTCCAACCTGCCGAGCAATTTACTTGCACGTCATTTCTTACAATAATTCTGCAATCCATTTGTACCAAAAAATGTCATTCATGTGTGTAAGAAGGTTGGAAGGCTTTTACTTGATCAATGGTCAGCATTATGATTCATATCTGTTTGTGTACTATGTAAATGGTGGCCGATCTCCTTGCTCCCCATT GGAGCTGGTTACAGGAACGCTGAATTGTATGAGGAATGGTCTTAAGTCTCTGCTTGCAATGCTACGGAAGAACGAAGACAGGAAGGTGTCAAAGTGGGCGAAATGTAAAGAAACCCATAGCCATATATCAACTGCACAAAACAGGAGAAACCTGACTGCAGCAGAGTGTACAGGGTATGAGTATGTTTGA